The region TCCCAAGTAGCATCGCCCGGATGTGATTCGTCCCATTGAACCTTAACAAGAGGAATCTCCTTATTCCTTAATACCTTAACTTCTCGTCCTGCAATGCGAATTGGTAGAGGTTTGAAGGTCAGGTCTGCTTCTACTTCTATTGAATCTGGAAGAATAGGCTGAAGAGAATCTGGAATGAACTTCCGGAGTTGAGATACGTGAAAAACATCATGCATTTCTGATAGAGAAGGTGGTAAAGCTAATCGGTAGGCTACTTCTCCAATCCTCTCTATAATCTGGTATGACCCTATGTATCTCGGACTTAGCTTTCGTGACTTAAACGATCCTTTCAATCTCAACCTCGGAGTCACCTTCAAAATTACATGGTCACCTTCATCAAATTCCAATGGTCTTCTCCTGTGATCCACATAACTCTTTTGGCGATCTTGTGCTTTCTTCATCTTATCACGGACCATCCTTATCTTTTCTGTAGTCTCTTGAATAATCTCAGGTCCTAAGATCCTTTCTTCACCAACTTTTGTCCAACATAGAGGTGTTCTACATTTCCGTCCTGACAAGGCTTCATAAGGAGCCATCCCAATACTTGCATGATAACTATTGTTATATGCGaattcaatcaatggtaaaagCTCCTTCCAATTCCCTCCACTTTCAAGTACACAAGCTCTTAACATATCTTCCATCCATCTGAGGATGATTAGAAGTACTTAAACATAATCTTGATCCCATAGCTTGCTGGAATGCTTTTCAAAACCTTGAAGTAAACTTTGGGTCTCTATCGGACACAATGCTAGTTGGAACACCATGCAACCTAACAATTTCTGAAAGTAACAACCATGCAAGATGACTTGCCTTGTAAGTAGTCTTCATGGCTAAAAAGTGTGCGGACTTAGTTaaccgatccacaatcacccaaattgaatcataaCCACCTTGGGTCTGAGGTAACCCTACTGCAAAATACAttgaaatactatcccatttccgAACTGGAATCTCTAAAGGCCGTAATAAACCACCTGGCTTCTGATGTTCGATCTTTACCTGTTGGCATACAATGCATTCTGACACATACTCTGCGATATCCCTTTTCATTCCAAGACACCAATAgtccttcttcaagtcttgatacatcttcaTTGAACCTGGATGTATAGTAAACTCCTCTTTGTGAGCTTCCTCCCGAAAAAATCTTTTCAGTTCGTCATCATTCGGAACAAAAATCCTTTAATTAAATAGAATGACTCCATCTGGTGATTGAGTGAAACCTGGTTGAATTGACATCTCTTGCAAATTCTCATCTATCATTTGTCCTTGTCGGATCTCTTCCCTTAGGTTAGAAATAACATTCAAGTTTCTCATTATCACACCATCATGCGTCCAACTAATTTGAAGATTAAGATCTCAGAACTTTTCCGACAATGCGTATCTAACATCATCAACTCAGCTTTATGTATCTCTTTCCGACTTAAGGCATTCACAACCTTATTCGCCTTCCCCGGGTGATACTTAAGCTCAAAATCAAAATCCTTCAAATACTCCATCCATCTCCCCTgtctcatatttaactctttctggtcaaataagtatttcaaactcttgtggtcactaaacatctcaaaatatactccatacaagtaatgtcgCCAAACCTTCAATGTAAAAACAACATCAACTAGTTCAAGATCATGAGTCGGGTAGTTCTCTTCGTAAGGTTTCAACTGATAAGAGACATAGGCTACAACTTGACCACTCTGCATTAACACCCCTCCTAATCCTTTCTTATAGGCATCACAAAATACTTCATAGGACTTACTAGGATCAGGGATGACTAAAACAGGAGCAGTCGTTAGCTTTTCCTTCAAACTCATAAAACTCTTCTCACACTTAAAATCCCATTTGAAAGAAATTCCCTTTCAGGTAAGTCTAACCATTGGTAATGCTATCTGTGAAAACCCCTTTATAAACCTCTGATAGTAACCTGTCAAACCTAAGAAACTTCTGACTTCGGAAGCATTCTTCGGTCTTTCCCAATTAATAACTGCTTCAACTTTAGATGGATCCACTGATACTCCTCCTTGTGatattacatgaccaagaaactTCACTTCGTCcatccaaaattcacacttacTTAACTTGGCAAAAAGTTGTTTCTCTTGCAGTACTGATAGAACAATCCTTAGGTGTTCTCCGTGCTCTTGAGGAGTACGAGAATAAATAAGAATGTCATCAATAAAGATCACCACGAACTGGTCCAAGTAAGGTTGAAATATCCGATTCATAAAGTCCATGAAAACAGTTAGGGCATTTGTTACACCAAACGACATTACAAGGAACTCATAATGGCCATATCGGGTTCTAAATGCGGTATTTGGTACATCTGAACTCTTAACTCTTATTTGATGATATCCCGATCATAGATCAATCTTCGAGAACATGCAGGCTCCTTTCAACTGATCTAGCAAATCGTCTATCCTTGGCAGATGATACTTGTTCTTGATGGTAACTTTATTCAACTGACGATAATCAATACACAACTGCACACTATCGTCCTTCTTTTTTACTAACAACACTGGAGCTCCCTATGGTGAGACACTAGGTCGGATAAAAGGCTTGGTTAACAACTCTTCCAATTAATTCTTCAACTCTCTCAACTCTAGTGGCGTCACGCGATACGGAGAAATAGATATTGGAGTCGTCCCAGGTATCAGATCAATAGAGAATTCCACTTCCCTTTCAGGAGGAAGAGAGGAGACATCCTCAGGGAAAACTTCTGGAAATTCACAAACAACAGGGATTTTTTTAACGCTTAGATTATCGCTAGATTCCTTGGTAAGAACCAAGAGAATTGACTTTTTATTCTCAAATAAGAAATTAACCATGCCAACCGTACATTCCAAGATAGTATTTACCACATCCTTTGGAGTAGCTTCACTAGATGGAATGATAATCAAATTCTCTTTACATCCAATAAACACCGAATTGGCAGAAACCCAATCCATCCCCAAAACCACATCAACCTTCTTAAGTGATAAACAAATAAGATCAATTTGGAAAATTCTACCATTCATCGAGAGtgaacaattttcacaaatcaacgGTGT is a window of Lathyrus oleraceus cultivar Zhongwan6 chromosome 6, CAAS_Psat_ZW6_1.0, whole genome shotgun sequence DNA encoding:
- the LOC127095618 gene encoding uncharacterized protein LOC127095618 produces the protein MDDVVETPLICENCSLSMNGRIFQIDLICLSLKKVDVVLGMDWVSANSVFIGCKENLIIIPSSEATPKDVVNTILECTVGMVNFLFENKKSILLVLTKESSDNLSVKKIPVVCEFPEVFPEDVSSLPPEREVEFSIDLIPGTTPISISPYRVTPLELRELKN